Proteins from one Panicum virgatum strain AP13 chromosome 7K, P.virgatum_v5, whole genome shotgun sequence genomic window:
- the LOC120641429 gene encoding mechanosensitive ion channel protein 6-like encodes MDQQRKGSLRSVGSNASPRSKSGSFDFDHDHDKDRGGQQRSDGDRREVVVKIDAEPNSPVSLRAAGSASGHNSAVSTPRAGAAAVSMLSAGSSASTSPSVGGDASRSGDSFSFKNRPPQSPGESSEDPPTRLIGSFLRKQAAAGGEVSIDPDFDVDEMRRPPRAPTSVSASRELRVSFQNPHKRFSPSTSSASSSSYDGVDNRNQSGTDADTAEVLRCTSTSTASLLARSKTRSRLMDPPPPSSAPAGEPDPRKSFVSKGLPPKSGQLRSGLIGKSGLIGKSGGFDDEDDDPFVDEGMTSDLKRDTMDCLLIMEWVSLVVIVAALICSITIPSLSRKKLSGLHLWKWELLVFVLICGRLVSGWVIRIAVFFVERNFLLRKKVLYFVYGVRRAVRNVLWLGIALVSWHLLFDKDAKRETRTPVLPYVTKVLCCLLVATVIRLVKTLLLKVLASSFHVSTYFDRIQEALFNQYVIETLSGPPLVDESRMMAEVQRLQSAGAAIPSELEATAMPSKPGPAAPKSGRLTTAASRRGGGTSKQLQRQKTERHLDDGITIDQLHRLSQKNISAWSMKRLMKIVRYGALTTMDEQLKHATGEDELATEIHSEYEAKVAAKRIFQNVAKPGSKHIYLSDLMRFMRQEEALKAMDLFEGAQEQNRVSKRSLKNWVVNAFRERKALALTLNDTKTAVNKLHQMANVVVALIVLALWLLILGIATSKFFVLLSSQLLVAVFMFGNTLRTIFEAIVFLFVMHPFDVGDRCEVDGMQVVVEEMNIMTTIFLRYDNLKVYYPNSQLAQLPIMNYYRSPDMGDAVDFAVHVATPVEKLTLMKERLMHYLDNKKEHWYPGSMVVLRDVDDTNKLKVSIWCRHTINFHDMGMRFERRELLLQEMIKILKDLEIEYRMLPLDINVRNAPTIQSARMPSTWTFSY; translated from the exons ATGGATCAGCAGCGGAAGGGCAGCCTCCGGTCGGTCGGGTCCAACGCCTCGCCCAGGTCCAAGTCGGGCTCCTTCGACTTCGACCACGACCACGACAAGGACCGCGGCGGCCAGCAGCGCAGCGACGGCGACCGCCGGGAGGTCGTCGTCAAGATCGACGCCGAGCCGAACTCGCCGGTCTCCCTCCGCGCGGCCGGCAGCGCGTCCGGGCACAACTCCGCGGTCAGCACGCCgcgggccggcgccgccgcggtcagCATGCTGTCGGCGGGGTCGAGCGCCTCGACCTCACCCAGCGTCGGGGGCGACGCGTCCCGCTCCGGCGACTCGTTCAGCTTCAAGAACCGCCCGCCGCAGTCGCCGGGGGAGTCCAGCGAGGACCCGCCCACCCGCCTCATCGGCAGCTTCCTCCGGAAgcaagcggcggccggcggcgaggtgtcGATCGACCCCGACTTCGACGTGGACGAGAtgaggaggccgccgcgcgcgcccaccTCCGTCAGCGCCTCCAGGGAGCTGCGCGTCTCGTTCCAGAACCCCCACAAGCGCTTCTCCccgtcgacgtcgtcggcgtcgtcctcctcctacgaCGGCGTCGACAACCGGAACCAGAGCGGCACCGACGCGGACACCGCCGAGGTGCTGCGCTGCACGTCGACGTCCACCGCCTCCCTGCTGGCGCGCAGCAAGACGCGCTCCCGGCTAATGGACCCCCCACCGCCGTCGagcgcccccgccggcgagccggACCCCCGCAAGTCGTTCGTTTCCAAGGGGCTGCCGCCCAAGTCCGGGCAGCTCCGGTCGGGGCTCATCGGCAAGTCGGGGCTCATCGGCAAGTCCGGCGGCTtcgacgacgaggacgacgacccGTTCGTGGACGAGGGCATGACCTCGGACCTGAAGCGCGACACCATGGACTGCCTCCTTATCATGGAGTGGGTGAGCCTGGTGGTCATCGTGGCCGCGCTCATCTGCAGCATCACCATACCCAGCCTGTCCCGGAAGAAGCTCTCGGGGCTCCACCTCTGGAAGTGGGAGCTCCTGGTGTTCGTGCTCATCTGCGGCCGCCTCGTCTCCGGCTGGGTGATCCGCATCGCCGTCTTCTTCGTGGAGCGCAACTTCCTGCTGCGGAAGAAGGTGCTCTACTTCGTCTACGGCGTGCGCCGCGCCGTGCGCAACGTGCTCTGGCTGGGCATCGCGCTCGTGTCCTGGCACCTGCTCTTCGACAAGGACGCCAAGCGGGAGACGCGCACGCCGGTGCTGCCCTACGTCACCAAGGTACTCTGCTGCCTGCTCGTCGCCACGGTCATCCGCCTCGTCAAGACGCTGCTGCTCAAGGTGCTCGCGTCCTCCTTCCACGTCTCCACCTACTTCGACCGGATCCAGGAGGCGCTCTTCAACCAGTACGTCATCGAGACGCTCTCCGGCCCGCCGCTGGTGGACGAGAGCCGCATGATGGCCGAGGTGCAGAGGCTCCAGAGCGCGGGGGCGGCCATCCCCAGCGAGCTCGAGGCCACGGCCATGCCGAGCAAGCCCGGGCCCGCCGCGCCCAAGAGCGGGCGCCTCACCACGGCCGCGTCCAGGCGAGGGGGAGGGACCAGCAAGCAGCTGCAGAGGCAGAAAACGGAGCGGCACCTGGACGATGGCATAACGATCgaccagctccaccggctcAGCCAGAAGAACATCTCCGCGTGGAGCATGAAGAGGCTCATGAAGATCGTCCGGTACGGGGCGCTGACAACCATGGACGAGCAGCTCAAGCACGCGACGGGCGAGGACGAGCTGGCCACGGAGATACACAGCGAGTATGAGGCCAAGGTTGCGGCCAAGAGGATCTTCCAGAACGTCGCCAAGCCTGGATCCAA GCACATATACCTGTCAGATCTGATGCGCTTCATGAGGCAGGAAGAAGCTTTGAAAGCGATGGATCTTTTCGAAGGAGCGCAGGAGCAGAACAGGGTCAGCAAGAGGTCGCTCAAGAACTGGGTG GTAAACGCGTTCAGAGAGCGCAAGGCACTTGCCCTGACGCTCAACGACACCAAGACCGCAGTGAACAAGCTCCACCAAATGGCCAACGTCGTGGTCGCGTTGATCGTGCTCGCCCTCTGGCTTCTTATCCTAGGGATCGCAACGTCAAAGTTCTTCGTCCTGCTGAGCTCGCAGCTTCTCGTGGCGGTCTTCATGTTCGGCAACACTCTCAGGACCATCTTCGAGGCGATCGTGTTCTTGTTCGTGATGCATCCTTTCGATGTCGGCGATCGATGCGAGGTTGATGGAATGCAG GTGGTTGTGGAGGAGATGAACATCATGACGACGATCTTCCTCCGATACGACAACCTCAAGGTGTATTATCCAAACAGTCAGCTGGCCCAACTGCCGATCATGAATTACTACAGGAGCCCTGACATGGGAGACGCTGTCGACTTCGCTGTTCATGTCGCAACACCAGTGGAGAAACTGACTCTCATGAAGGAGAGACTAATGCA TTACCTTGACAACAAGAAGGAACATTGGTACCCCGGCTCGATGGTCGTCCTGCGCGACGTGGACGACACCAACAAGCTCAAGGTCTCCATCTGGTGCCGCCACACGATCAACTTCCACGACATGGGGATGAGGTTCGAGCGGAGAGAGCTCCTGCTGCAGGAGATGATCAAGATCCTGAAGGACCTCGAGATCGAGTACCGGATGCTGCCGCTCGACATCAACGTCCGGAACGCGCCAACCATCCAGTCCGCCAGGATGCCGTCGACATGGACGTTTAGCTATTGA